A stretch of Longimicrobium terrae DNA encodes these proteins:
- a CDS encoding Leu/Phe/Val dehydrogenase — MRLREIQVAGWERVVEARDGAYHALIALHSTVLGPAVGGTRLWRYASTGDALHDVLRLSRGMTYKSALAGLDAGGGKSVILAPERIEDRAALFRAHGRAVQALGGAYVTADDVGTRAGDMDFIGEETAHVVGLSARSGDPSPRTARGVFRAIEAAVQHRSGAEGVRGLRVAVQGCGGVGRSLVSELRRAGAEVAVADVDAARADAVAAELGAEVVTPDVIHAIDADVFAPCALGGVLNEASIPELRAGIVAGGANNQLREPEDGARLAERGILYVPDYVANAGGVITGVHELRGRPAREAAARVEAIFDTATRVLRRAAQAGIPPHQAAGQLAEERIASAAGPLP, encoded by the coding sequence ATGCGGTTGCGAGAGATCCAGGTCGCGGGATGGGAGCGCGTGGTGGAGGCGCGCGATGGCGCGTACCACGCGCTGATCGCGCTGCACAGCACCGTCCTGGGCCCCGCGGTCGGCGGCACGCGCCTGTGGCGGTACGCCTCCACCGGTGACGCGCTGCACGACGTGTTGCGCCTGTCGCGCGGGATGACGTACAAGAGCGCGCTGGCGGGATTGGACGCCGGTGGCGGCAAATCGGTGATCCTTGCGCCCGAGCGGATCGAGGACCGCGCCGCGCTCTTCCGCGCGCACGGCCGGGCGGTGCAGGCGCTGGGCGGCGCGTACGTGACGGCGGACGACGTGGGCACGCGCGCGGGCGACATGGATTTCATTGGAGAGGAGACGGCGCACGTCGTCGGCCTCTCCGCGCGCTCCGGCGATCCGTCCCCGCGTACGGCGCGTGGCGTGTTCCGCGCGATCGAAGCCGCGGTCCAACACCGTTCCGGCGCGGAAGGCGTGCGCGGGCTGCGGGTGGCGGTGCAGGGGTGCGGCGGCGTGGGGCGCAGCCTCGTTTCCGAGCTGCGGCGGGCGGGCGCTGAGGTCGCAGTCGCGGATGTGGACGCGGCGCGGGCCGATGCCGTCGCGGCGGAACTGGGCGCGGAAGTGGTGACTCCCGATGTGATCCACGCCATCGATGCGGACGTGTTCGCCCCGTGCGCGCTGGGCGGCGTGCTGAACGAGGCGAGCATCCCCGAACTGCGCGCCGGCATCGTGGCGGGCGGCGCCAACAATCAGCTTCGCGAGCCGGAAGACGGGGCGCGGCTGGCGGAAAGGGGAATCCTGTACGTCCCCGACTACGTGGCCAACGCGGGCGGAGTCATCACCGGCGTGCACGAACTGCGTGGCCGCCCGGCGCGGGAGGCGGCCGCGCGCGTGGAGGCGATCTTTGACACAGCCACCCGCGTGCTGCGCCGCGCCGCGCAGGCCGGGATCCCGCCGCACCAGGCGGCCGGCCAGCTCGCGGAAGAGCGCATCGCGTCCGCCGCTGGGCCGCTCCCCTGA
- a CDS encoding DUF2513 domain-containing protein — protein sequence MRRDLDLIRNLMVQMEAHPGTELRDFTAVPPDGVSQEVLDAHLRLIIESELVTGKPLETNSGLYGVFLFRITSKGHDFLELARNDTNWSRAVKELKTKALPATVGLVMDLLKKSALNAIGLSG from the coding sequence ATGCGCAGAGATCTTGATCTCATCAGAAACCTGATGGTCCAGATGGAAGCTCATCCGGGAACTGAGCTACGGGATTTTACAGCGGTACCCCCCGACGGGGTATCCCAAGAGGTGCTAGACGCTCACCTCCGCTTGATCATCGAGTCAGAGTTGGTCACAGGGAAACCACTCGAAACCAACAGCGGCCTCTATGGTGTGTTCCTATTCCGAATCACCAGTAAGGGGCACGACTTTCTAGAACTCGCGCGCAACGATACCAATTGGTCGCGCGCCGTGAAGGAACTCAAGACCAAGGCACTTCCCGCAACGGTCGGCTTGGTGATGGACCTTTTGAAGAAGTCCGCGCTGAACGCGATTGGGCTTAGTGGCTGA